The region ttttaatttgtatgtaagggaaaaaaattatacttaacCTATTAAAAACTTACACTCAAATACATATCagtctaatttataaaatttattaaataaaaataaataattaaacgaAATGTCTAAAGTGTtctaattatattatcatatttttaggCATAAgagatataaatattaaaatatcatcatctctatttttttaattggtgttacaaaaataaacaaatgtaatatatgtttttttcatagAATAGTTATAAATgtttctattttattcttttttttatgtatactctacaataaatacatattacttacatttatttttcaacatcATTAAAATTGTGTAAATTAATCGAAAGTTGGGTGaatagtataaatatatttgagaaaaaaaaactaatgttaatattaaactttacaAATGGCGAATAAAAAAGAGTATTTgcttgaaaaaaaaacagttaaagAAAATAGTATCccctaatataattaaaaaaaatcaaatgattACCTTCGTGAAAAATGGGATGTATCTTAAATAATTTagatttattgattattttagaataatataGTTAACAATAGCGTAGTTGTTAAATTCCAATTAGACGTGGGTCAATCTAACTGGAAAGTGGCAAGTTAACAGATTTGAATGCGTATTGGATCGATTTTAACAAATATTGGTAACTCAAATCTTTACCCTGGTTTtgttaacaattatttttggaataaaattatttaatttttatgagcttgttatattataaacattaattgtttaaatggaattttagataataaatattataactgTTTCCTTTTCTAATTCTTAAATATcattagtaaataattttagtgactaaaagttggTAGTTACTctaataactaatttagataccaatttacaaaataataaattattttgattattaaaatagtcattagtatgaataaaaaattataattagtcattaaattgagttttaaatCTACCTATcatggttttggctaccaaaggaaATTAGTCACTACAAATTAGCTACCTatgttttgactaccaaaatgacttagttactaaatttgtctctaattaattagtaaccaatttagtgaccaattataatttttattagtaatcaataattttatattttttaaattggtatctaaattggtcactgtagtgactaacaacttttggttactaaaattagttactaataagATATTTGTTTGTAGtgtatattattaaattgaCATTTTAAGAGTGTGAGagtataatcatatatttttataatagttagtaactaattaatttgataataaCTTATAAACATTATAAACATGACATGATATCTCTGAACACTAAGAATTAAGATATATAGATgacattttcattaaatatatatatatatatatatatatatatatatatatatattaagaaaaaattatagtatgtttcatattttttttttttatctttatttttggaCGTGATTTAGTAATTGATGGTTGACACCAAACAATATGAAACCAAACAATATGAAAGGATAGGAGTCAAAAGAATAAGAGTCATATTCTGATTGTTCATGTATTAAATGAAAGATTGATTACGATGAAAGGAATAAATGAAGGATAATGTAATGTAAGTTCAGGAAGGTGGTTCCTCATCGAAGAATGAAGCAAGTCATGTTTCTCACGCCAATTCAACTAATAAAAAGGACAACTCTCCTACCTCTGTCGTAAAGAATGCCATCGGAGACAACAATCCATGGAATGCCGGTAATCACCTTTCAGTGAGATGGGTGATGCAATTCACAATGTTCATTGCTCTTTTCGCGGTGTTGTGTATGTTTCTCTTCATATCTTCCATTTCCTTTCAGACTCCTACCTTGTCCCGTTCCATCGCCATGGACACAAAACAGgtccttctctctctctttgtttttttttagttatggACACCAAGTGTTTGATGTAATATTGGGTTTATGAATGCAGGCTTATACCGATAAAAGGTTGGAGAGTATTCTTAGAAACGCATCCATGAAGGATAAGACAGTGATAATCACCACTTTGAACGATGCATGGTCAGAGCCAGGTTCCATATTTGACCTCTTTCTAGAGAGCTTTCGCGTTGGGAACCAGACACAGCAACTTTTAAACCACTTGGTTGTAATAACGTATGACCCAAAGACACATGAGCGTTGTCTTACCATGCACCATTATTGTTACCTAGTTGAAAACAAAGAAGGAAATTTCACTGGTGAAATGTTTTACATGTCCCCAAATTACCTACAATTGATTTGGGGTAGAGCTAAATTCCTTGGTTCTGTCCTTGAGATGGGATACAACTTCCTGTTCACGGTATATACATTTCTTTTGGAAGAAAAAGCTTCTTAAGATCTTCATCATTCACGTTTTGAAAGGGCTTTTGGTTTGCAGGATACTGATATAATGTGGCTCAGAGATCCCTTCAGCCTATTTTACGAAGATGCAGATTTCCAAATAGCTTGTGATTTCTTCAATGGCAACTCTAGTGAC is a window of Vigna unguiculata cultivar IT97K-499-35 chromosome 4, ASM411807v1, whole genome shotgun sequence DNA encoding:
- the LOC114182524 gene encoding uncharacterized protein At4g15970-like, whose protein sequence is MVKGGSEYTIVDFEWFDDSGAKSNTNRQHLISRHDKEGGSSSKNEASHVSHANSTNKKDNSPTSVVKNAIGDNNPWNAGNHLSVRWVMQFTMFIALFAVLCMFLFISSISFQTPTLSRSIAMDTKQAYTDKRLESILRNASMKDKTVIITTLNDAWSEPGSIFDLFLESFRVGNQTQQLLNHLVVITYDPKTHERCLTMHHYCYLVENKEGNFTGEMFYMSPNYLQLIWGRAKFLGSVLEMGYNFLFTDTDIMWLRDPFSLFYEDADFQIACDFFNGNSSDILNFPNGGFKYMRSNERTIWFIKFWINARIYFPGLGEQAVFNMIKLHPLITDKKVKIKFLSTDYFGGFCEPSKDLNQVSTMHANCCIGIENKIHDLKILLEDWKKYMALSDHDREHLNHSWSVPQRCGPQLPVEPIPEHPLPENLIPLQKVAQ